The sequence TTCTACATCTACAACCGGCTCGTGTCGCTGAACGAGGTCGGGGGCGAGCCCGAGCGCTACGGATCGAGCGTCCTCGCGTTCCACCGCGGCAACGTGCAGCGGCACAGGGCGTGGCCGTACTCGATGCTCGCGACGTCGACGCACGACACGAAGCGGAGCGAGGACGTGCGGGCGCGCATCAGCGTGCTCTCGGAGCTGCCGTCGGCCTGGGAGGAGGCGCTCCACCGCGCCGCCGCCGCCGCCGCGCCCCTCAAGGCCGAGATTGAGGGCCGCCTCGCGCCGGACAGCAACGAGGAGTACCTCTTCTACCAGACCCTCCTCGGCAGCCTGCCGATCGAGGCGCTGCTCGGCGACGCCAGCGGCCCGCGCGCGCCCGAGGGCGACGCGCTCTCGGCGTACGCCGACCGCCTCGTGGACTACATGCGCAAGGCCACGAAGGAGGCGAAGGTCAACACGTCCTGGATCGACGCGCAGCCCGAGTACGACGCGGCCGTCGAGGCGTTCGTCCGCAAGGCGCTCTCGTCCGCGGAGGTCCTGGGCGCGCTCCTGCCGCTCGCGCGCGTGGTCGCGTACCACGGCATGTGGGGCTCGGTCTCGCAGACGCTGCTCAAGCTCACCTCGCCGGGCGTGCCCGACATCTACCAGGGCAACGAGGTGTGGGACTTCAGCCTCGTCGACCCGGACAACCGCCGCCCGGTCGACTACGCCGAGCGCGAGCGGGCGCTCGCGGAGATCCGCGCGCGCTGGCGATCGAGCGGCGGGGGCCGCGCGCTCGCGCGCGAGCTCTGCGCCGAGGCGCGCGACGGCCGCGTCAAGCTGTTCGTCACGCACGTCGCGCTCGAGCTGCGCCGGCGCCACCCGGAGCTCTTCGGGGCCGACGGGGACTACGCGCCGCGCGCCGTGATGGGCGAGCGCGAGGCCCACGTCGTCTCCTTCGCGCGCCGCGCGCCGGACGGGCGCTCGATCGTCGTGGTCGCGCCTCGGTTCAGCGCGCGGCTGCTCGGCGGCGCCTGCTCCCCGCCGATCGGCGCGGCGTGGGCGGGCACCTCGGTCGACGTGGAGCCCGGCCTCTACACCGATCTCTTCACCGGCGCCGAGCTCGAGGCGTCGCCCTCCGCCCCTCCGCCGCGCGGCTCGGACGCGCCGCGCGGCTCGGACGCGCCGCCCGAGCCGGGCGGCGGCGCGGCGCTCCCGCTCGACCGGGTGCTCTCCGATTTTCCCGTCGCCCTGCTCCTGCGGGCGGCGCAGCGAGGCCAGTGACATGAAGGCGATGCGCACGATGGGCGCGTGGATCGAGGGCGGAGCGGTCCGCTTCCGCGTCTGGGCGCCCGACCACGATCGGATCGAGATCGTCACCTACGGGGCCGACGGCCAGGAGGTCACGGGCGCGCTGCCGGCGGCCCCGACCGGCGACGGCACCTTCGAGGCGACGGCGCCGGGCCTCGGGGCCGGCGCGCTCTACAAGGTGCGGATCGACGGCGAGGGGCCGTTCCCGGACCCGTACTCCCGCGCGCAGCCGCTCGGGGTCCACGGCCCGTCGGCGGTCGACGACCCCTCGTTCGCGTGGACGGACGCGGGGTGGCGTGGCGTCGCGCTCGAGGATCTCGTCCTCTACGAGGTCCACGTCGGCGCGGCGACCCCGGAGGGCACGTTCGACGCGCTCATCGGGGGGCTCGCCGAGCTCCGGGAGCTCGGGATCACGGCGATCGAGCTCATGCCGGTCGCGAGCTTCCCGGGCGAGCGCGGGTGGGGGTACGACGGGGTCGACCTCTTCGCGCCGCACGCGGCCTACGGCGGCCCGGCGGGCCTGCGCCGCCTGGTCGACGCGGCCCACGCCGCGGGGCTCGGCGTGATCCTCGACTGCGTCTACAACCACTTCGGCCCCGACGGGAACTACCTCCGCGCCTACGCGGGGCGCTACTTCACCGATCGGCACAAGACGCCCTGGGGCGACGCGGTGAACTACGACGGCGCGGGCGCCGAGCAGGTCCGCGCGCTCGTCCTCGAGAACGTCGAGATGTGGATCCGCGACTTCCACATCGACGGCCTCCGCCTCGACGCGACCCACGCGATCGTCGACGACTCCGAGCCGCACATCCTCCGGGAGATCGGCGAGCGCGCGCGGGCGGCCGGCGAGGGGCGGCGCGTCCTTTTGATCGCCGAGGACAGCCACAACGACGCGCGCCTCGTGACGCCCGTCGCGCAGGGCGGGTACGGCCTCGACGCTGTGTGGTCCGACGACTTCCACCACGAGCTGCGCGTCCTGTTCGCCGGGGATCGCGACGGATACTTCGAGGATCACACGGGCACCGCGGAGGACATCGCGGCGACGATCCGCAAGGGGTGGCTCTACGAGGGGCAGATCTCGAAGCACGCGGGCAAGCCGCGGGGCACGCCCGCGGATCCGGTGCCGCCGCCGCGCTTCGTCCACTGCATCCAGAACCACGATCAGATCGGCAACCGCGCCGTCGGCGATCGGCTCGGGGACAAGGTGAGCCCGGCGGCCTTCCGGACGATGTCGGCGCTGCTCCTGCTCACGCCGTACACGCCGCTGCTGTTCATGGGCCAGGAGTGGAACGCGCGGACGCCGTTCCAGTACTTCACCGATCATGAGGCCGAGCTCGGCCGGCTCGTGACCGAGGGCCGCCGGCGCGAGTTCCAGTACTTCGCCGCGTTCGCCGGCGAGGAGGTGCCGGATCCGCAGGACCCGCGGACGTTCCAGCGCTCGAAGCTCGATCACGCCGAGCGGCGGCGGCCCGAGCACGCCGGCGTGCTCGCGTGGTACCGCGAGCTCCTCCGCCTCCGCGCCGCGCACCCCGCGCTGCGGAGCCGCGCGCGCGGCGCCTTCTCGGCCGACGCGCTCTCGCCGGGCGCGATCTGCGTCGAGCGCCGCGGCGGCGGCGTCGCCGTGATCGCGCTCTGCGCGCTCCGGGGCGCGCTCTCGCTCGACCTCGGCCGCCCGGAGGCGCGGGCGCTCGCGTTCAGCGAGGAGCCGCGGTTCGGCGGCGCGGCGCGGCGGCCGCCGCTCGAGCGCGGCCGGGTGGAGCTCGAGGGGCCGGCGGTCCTGATCGTCGAGGTGCCCGATCCTTCCGGGGCGCCGTGCTGAAGCCCGTCACGTTCACGCCCATCGGCGTGGTGCGCACGCCGTTCTCCGACAAGGTGAGCGCGCCGCGGCAGCCCCACGCGGCGGGCAGCGCCGAGGGGACCATCGAGCTCGTGCCGGGCCTCGGGCTGGAGCACGCGCTCTCGGACATCGAGGGGTGGGACTACCTCTGGGTGGTCTTCTGGTTCCACCTCAACGAGGGCTGGCGCCCGAAGGTGCTGCCGCCGAGGAGCGCCGGCAAGCGGCGCGGCGTGCTGTCGACGCGCTCGCCGCACCGCCCGAACCCCATCGGCCTCAGCGCGGTGAGGCTGCTCGCGGTGGACGGGCTCACCCTGCGCGTCGGCGGCGTGGACATGATCGACGGCACGCCGGTGCTCGATCTCAAGCCCTACGTGCCGTACGCGGACGCCCACCCGCACGCGCGCACCGGCTGGCTCACGCCGCTCGCGGAGGAGCCGGGCGCCGGGGCGCCGGTCGACCCCGAGCCCGGCTTCGAGGTGGCGTGGTGCGCGCGCGCCGCCGAGCAGGCCGCGTGGATCGAGGAGGCGCACGGCTTCGCGCTGCGCGAGCGCGTGGACCGGGTGCTGGCGCTCGGCCCGCAGCCGCACCCCTACCGCCGGATCCGCGTCGACGGGGACGCGATGCGCCTCGCCGTGACG comes from Sorangium aterium and encodes:
- the treZ gene encoding malto-oligosyltrehalose trehalohydrolase — translated: MKAMRTMGAWIEGGAVRFRVWAPDHDRIEIVTYGADGQEVTGALPAAPTGDGTFEATAPGLGAGALYKVRIDGEGPFPDPYSRAQPLGVHGPSAVDDPSFAWTDAGWRGVALEDLVLYEVHVGAATPEGTFDALIGGLAELRELGITAIELMPVASFPGERGWGYDGVDLFAPHAAYGGPAGLRRLVDAAHAAGLGVILDCVYNHFGPDGNYLRAYAGRYFTDRHKTPWGDAVNYDGAGAEQVRALVLENVEMWIRDFHIDGLRLDATHAIVDDSEPHILREIGERARAAGEGRRVLLIAEDSHNDARLVTPVAQGGYGLDAVWSDDFHHELRVLFAGDRDGYFEDHTGTAEDIAATIRKGWLYEGQISKHAGKPRGTPADPVPPPRFVHCIQNHDQIGNRAVGDRLGDKVSPAAFRTMSALLLLTPYTPLLFMGQEWNARTPFQYFTDHEAELGRLVTEGRRREFQYFAAFAGEEVPDPQDPRTFQRSKLDHAERRRPEHAGVLAWYRELLRLRAAHPALRSRARGAFSADALSPGAICVERRGGGVAVIALCALRGALSLDLGRPEARALAFSEEPRFGGAARRPPLERGRVELEGPAVLIVEVPDPSGAPC
- the tsaA gene encoding tRNA (N6-threonylcarbamoyladenosine(37)-N6)-methyltransferase TrmO, yielding MLKPVTFTPIGVVRTPFSDKVSAPRQPHAAGSAEGTIELVPGLGLEHALSDIEGWDYLWVVFWFHLNEGWRPKVLPPRSAGKRRGVLSTRSPHRPNPIGLSAVRLLAVDGLTLRVGGVDMIDGTPVLDLKPYVPYADAHPHARTGWLTPLAEEPGAGAPVDPEPGFEVAWCARAAEQAAWIEEAHGFALRERVDRVLALGPQPHPYRRIRVDGDAMRLAVTSWRVRFRAEGRRIDVLSVATGYREKELVGGEGPDLEAHRRFVERFGRS